The following nucleotide sequence is from Glycine max cultivar Williams 82 chromosome 9, Glycine_max_v4.0, whole genome shotgun sequence.
ATGGAAGAACTTGACCATTGAGAAATAAAATGATACCATAGACCCAAACAAGCACCTGGATGTGTACATTACCCAAGTGAGCCTGTAAACCacggatgatgcaatcctctgCCAGGTATTCCCGATGTCACTAAAGAGGCAGAAGTTTCATTGGTTCACACGACTACCCCCAACTCTGTGGTCTCTTTTGACACCCTGGCCACCTACCTTGGAACATAGTTCCCTACTAGTCGCCCTTACCACCTAACATCTGTGGCTTTTGTCAACATAaaacaagagaagaagaagctatTGATGACCTTCATGAAACATTTCGGAAAGGTCGTATTGAATATCCAAAACTTGAACCCAGTAGTGGCTATGCATCACTTAATAACAACGTTACAGTCGAGACTTTTCGTCAGCAACCTACGCAAGAAGCTGACATCTAATCTTGATGAACTACAGACGAGAGTGGCTAAGTATATGTAAATGAAGGAGTTGGCTGAATACTAGAACTAGGTACAAGTCGATGCCATGTCGGCCAGGAATGATAATGACAAATTCGACTCTAACAAAGCTCGGGACAAGGGATCAACTGCGTTATACCTAGTACACTACTCTTACCGCCTACAGATCCCATATCATGGATCATGCCTTAGTCGTCAATATTTTGACCATGCCTAAGAGAGCCAACACCCTACCAAAAGCTGACCACTTTAAATGTTATCGGTGTCATCGCAATCGTGGCCACTCAATGGAGGAGTGTAATGCTTTGAAGGACAAGATAAAGGAGCTCATTATGCTTGGCCACCTAAAGGAATTCGTTCACCAGCCACATTCGTACAAGCCTGAGGGGAGGAATAGACTCGAGCCTGGCCAAGGGAGAGATTGAAAACATACAAGCTGGTCAGCAAGGTGAAGTAGTCGAAGTCACTCCagggagagagaagagagacctTTCAACCAACCGAGGTGAGTCATAAAAACCATATCCATAGGCTTCACTGGGGGTGGGGCCACTGCCTTCAAACGAAAGAGACACCTTCGGCAAGTTTGGTCCATCAATATGATCTCTTGGCACTGAGTACCTAACATGTTGCCCATAACCTTCACAACATATGACTTCAAGTCAATTGACCGGTACAGATAATCCAATGGCTATTAGTATCGAAATAGTCAACTCCATCATCAAGAAGACCCTTATAGATCAAGGAAGCTCGACCGACATcttgttttgaaatattttcaaaCAGATGGACATAATTGAGTCTGAGATCCCGCATGCAGATATGATACATGATAGTAGATGCTCACACGTCCTACAACATCCTCCTTAGTCGTCCCTCCCCCAATGCGCTCGACGTAGTTGTTTTAACTCCTCATCTCGTGATGAAGTTCTCATTGGATGCTAGGACCATTATAATTGTGCATGCTAACTAGAGGACAACCAGAGAATGTTACATGGCCAACCATAGGTTATGTCGTCACATGAGAGAGGAAGCCTCGTAAATTGTCCACTGTGTGAATGCTAGAGCAAAAGCCGAGGAGGTAAAAGGACTAGAGCTCAACCCCAAAACTAATGATGATAACCAAGTGACTTCGGTTGAAGAGACAACCACTTTCCAACTCGGCCCTAAGGATGGATAGATTACTCAGTTGGGGAACCAACTACCTAAGGATGACAATAACCGAATACAACAAGTCATCCAAGAACACGCCGACTTGTTCACATGGTCCGCAGCAAACATGCCTGTCATCGATTCAAGCTTTTGCAGAaacaaagcttcatggtgattcaaaggtgttttgatgataacaatgatgataacaaaagatgatgatgaaggtgatgaaaaaaagatcaaagatcaatcaaagaaaaactcaagtgaatcaaagatcaatcaaagaacaactcaagtgaatcaaagatcaatcaaagaacaactcaagtgaatcaagaacaattcaagagttcaagataagaatcaagaagaattaaagactcaagaagaaagtttagagtcaagaatcaagattcaaggttcaagatcttaAGAATcatgatcaagattcaagactcaagattcaagaaataagagaaggcttaatcaagataagtatgaaaagtttttctcaaaaattgaatagcacatgatttttctcaaaacatgtttaccacagagtttttactctctggtaatcgattaccagtagcaaaattgttttgaaaaagttttcaaattgaatttacaacattccaattaatttcaaaaagctgtaatcgattacaatgttttggtaatcgattaccagttcctttgaacgttgaaattcaaattcaaatgtgaagagtcacatcctttcacataaaagctttgtgtaatcgattacactgatttggtaatcgactaccagtgtttgtttctgaataaatcaaaagatgtaactcttcaaatgatttttgactttttcaaattggtttttaagtttttctaaaagttataactcttctaatggttgtcttgaccagacctgaagagtctataaaagcaagactttgttttgcatttcaagaatcttgattacttatttaatcaatcttttacaagccctaaatctctttgaacttcttcttcttctttgtaccaaaagctttccaaagttttttggttttctaaatcttgaaaatttgtgctattcatcttttcattctcttctccctttgccaaaaagaattcgccaaggactaaccgcctgaattctctttgtgtctctcttctcccttttccaaaagaacaaaggactaaccgcctgaattcttttgtatctccTATCTCCCTTGTcaatgaattcaaaatgacacagtctgagaattcttttgattcttccctttccttaatacaaaagtgttcaaaggactaaccgtctgagaattattttgtatccccattcacaaagtatcaaaggtttaacagtttgagatctttgtcttaacatattggagggtacatctacttgggtttgactaagaacaagagatggtacatctcttgtggatcagttctagtgaagggtacatccactagggtttcaaagagaacaagggagggtacatcccttgtggatctttgcttgtaaaaggatttttacaaggttgaaagaaatctcaaggaccgcggGTCGCTTggagactggatgtaggcacgggttgttgccgaaccagtataaaaactcttgtgtgtttgtctccttcttccctactcttttaatttccgctgtgcatgtAATTTCcgtttttactttctgttaagtttatcttctactccttattctcttaacaacttagtaaaaaccttagaagagtaattttttaattagtaaaggtttaggaataattaattcaaccccccttcttaattattctgaggccacttgatccaacaagtggtatcaaagcaggtatcttgtagaaagtctaaccacttcaagataaatggcctcctcaaatcccttgtttcctgaaggaaatttcattcacagaccacccattttcaatggtgagagttaccattattggaaaacccgcatgcagaTATTCgttgaagccatagatctaaatatttgggaagcaatagaattaggaccacacatacccactatagtagatgtaagcacaagcactacaacctaaaaacctagagataagtggacagaagaagataggagaAGAATCCAATATGAtctcaaagccaaaaacatcatcacttcagccctaagaatagatgagtactttagagtatcaaattgtactaatgccaaggagatgtgggatactctccaattaacccatgaaggaaccacaGATGTAAAGAGGTCCAAAATAAATACccttacccatgaatatgaattatttaggatgaacccaaatgaaaatatccatagtttgcaaaaaagatttacacatatagtaaaccatcttgcatcattaggaaaaatctttcctaatgaagatttaattaataaagtcttaagatgtttaagtagggaatgacagcccaaggtaactactatttctgaaagcaaagacctctcttccatgtctcttgccacttgaTCCAATAGCTTTCACTGTTATAAGCTAGCTATATGTAAGGATGTTAAACCAGTTGCCCAAAGCAAAATAAAGATGGGAGAAGAGAGGTGTTAAGCAATGTGGCAAAAAGTAGCCAAGTTGACAATTGCCCGATTCATCAGAGAAATTGACTACTCCACTTGGCTTTCCACAGTTGTCATGGTCAAGAAGCCGAACGGGAAGTGGAGAATGTGCACGAACTACACGATTGAATCGAGTGTGCCCCAAGGACGCGTACCCACTACCAAACATTGACTACCTAGTCGATCAAGCGGGCGAACACAAGATGGTGGGTTTTCTAGATGTTTATTCTGGCTACAATCATATAAGGATGGATCCCAAGGATGAGGAGAAAACGACATTCATCATTGAATCCGCAAACTTTTGTTACAAAGTCATGCCATTCGAACTAAAAAATGACAGAGCCACGTATCATCACTTGATGCAAAAAGATTTCTAGGGTCAACTTGGACGAAACCTGGAAGTCTGTGTGAACGACATGGTGGTCAAATCCGATGACTTGACAACCCATTTGGTGTGTCTAGAAGAAGTCTTCCGCTAGCTCAGAAAGCACAACATAAGCCTGAACCCTGAGAAATTTGTCTTCGAGGTAAAAAGGGGAAAGTTTTTGGCATTCATGCTCACCTCCTCGGGGAATACATGCCAACCTGAACAAATGCCAAGCCTTATTGTTACTTTGAGTAAccagttttgaaatttttgtaaaaggaagtaaaaagggcGAAAAAAGGATGCTTCGACAGCCAAATCAATGATATCCActgagccatttcctgcgagcgGTTGCTGAAGTAATGCAAGAAGAGCCCAGGCATTGCCGACACCAAGCTATACGAGCAAAGTGCGTGGAATGCCTACATGGCCGCCCACCTGTTTGGATGAAGCTACATCGGAGCCACATTGAGTATCTAGAGCACACCCATCGTGAAGTCGTCAAAAGGGACTCTCACATGCATATAGTAAAACAAGCAATCATACTTGTAAAATAAATCCCTCTTCATTCTCTCTATTCATGAACATGAACTTCGTGGGTGGTGTCGCATTCGACTAGACCATGCGGAGAGTGATCAGGCACGTCTCTGGATCCATCATAGTGCTAATCAACAACCAACTTATGAGGTTGGTCAAGTCTGATTCATGGTTGTATCGGGAGAAGTAGGTGCCTACCTCTCCGTCAACCCACGTGTATTTCAAAAGCATGATTGGGGAGGCAGACACTTCTCTTTCAGCACTGGGTGCTTCTTACGCCGAGAAGCAACCCTCTGGGATGTCCCTCCCTCGGCAACGACAACCACTACTAGAGTTGCAATGCTCTCACCAACCTTTTCAGCCGTATTTGCCAGTAGTTGGCTCAAAAAAGTCGAAAGGTCGCTAGACCTCGTAGATGCTGAACGATCAGTCAAACTAGAAAAAACCAACCCTAAGGAGTGGGAGTTGGACAATACTTCAAAATCTATGTCATCGTACCCACGAATCTCAGACTCGCCTCCAAATGACTCCCTCAATGACGAACCTTTGACCAACATCATTATTATGGACCTAAAAAAGAATTGATTATTACACTACTAGACTGAAAGCGAAGAATATTATTCGGCTTAGAGCAAAGAAGTTGATATTAGGGACGAAAACTGAAGAGGggtcctccccctatttataggagttGGGCCTGAGGCTAGGCCCAACCATCAACGTGTCCCCATCATTTGATCAACAAAAATTTACGATTGAGATCCTATGACGTTTCGGTACCCAACGTGGGAAGGTGAACATACATGGGAAGTAATTGTTACATCCATGATGTAACAATTACTTTGTGGCAATAAAGGCACATAACCGTCAGGGGAGTTATTAGCAACCATTATGACATATCATAAAGCCTTTCTTTTTGGCTGATGCCAAAAGAAAGGCTTGGAGGGCTAGTATGCCAGATAAAGTACTTGATCAAGCTGAGGGGACACTTGACATACCTAAATCGACTACCCTTCTTCCTTCCGGCCATGTATTTGCATATTTCATGCAAGACGTCTCGGCCATCAACATATACGGATGACAGGAACCACTCGACAGTGGTTATCACCAATAAACCTACTTAAGGGTAATTACTTGATTAGAAATGCCTAAACATGGTTAGAAGGTCTATCACACAATTGGTAATCAGGACGTGCAAGCTCATAAACCCTAGACCCAATAAGGTCAATATAAAAAGGGGTGAACCTCTTAGGTAAGATGACTGATTCATCCTCAAATATTCACTATATACTATTAACAGCTCTGAGTCGAACTCTCACTTGAACATTAGAGTGTCTTTTGCAAGTATCCCCCGCTCTTTCGGACACTCACTCACCTGAGACTTCAACAAGGAACTATAGGAAGAAGATCTTTCGGCACAATAAATGATCCTTTGACAGAATGACAATTATTCCATCTATTTGTGAcataaacaatatataaaataaaaatatttaatcttttaaatcaATACTTTTCTTGTAGATATGAATACTAGTAATTAATGCTGTaagttttattctttattattttcgGTTTCACTTCCAGGGGACAAGTTGTTGTAAAAGtagtacaataataataataataataataattattattattattattattttaccaagtCTTTGAACAGTTCATAATTACtagaattgaaaatataaaattttaattttaacatttcaaaaaacaattttttctcataacttcttctttaaataataaaaatgtttactGCTAGTATTAAAGttgtaaaatgattaaaatagtaaaactaaattattaaaaCCCATTAAACTGAGGATTGAAACTTGGGTTACGGAACCCCCACATCTGACTAGACAGAGAACTATCATAGGAAAGTGTTGGGAAAGATACGACCTGGTGAACAggcttgaaattaaaaaaatcgaaaaagtcAAACATATTTATGTTAAGGAAGTTTTGGTTTCCTCAAAGGAGTCAGAATTCTAACGCATGCTTTTACTCCTTTTGCCCCCATTTTTATTATTGCCTTTAGTGCATCCAAGTCTTCCTCCTCTCCTCTTAGTACTAGtaccaacaaaataaataaattaaaaccacTCTCTCATGCACCATTTTttcatcatcaattttttttattctttctcaaatataaatatagtacCCCCAATAATAATAACTGATTCAAGAAAATTGAATACTACAAAGACCAAACCCCAATAATAAAAGTGGTCATTCACATCCTTTAACAAAACCCCCCAACCAATTAACTTTCCCAATATATTatttgaccttttttttttctctctctctctgtttgtTTGTGTGTCTccattcattcttttttttttctctgccaTGGAAGATGATGAGGCATGCATCACGAGTCTGAGCCTTGGACTTGGAATAATGGGAGGGCATGCTCAAAAGAAGGAGAATGAGCAGAAAGTTCATTGCTTGGACCTATCCTTTGAGCTTTGTCcaaaagggaaagaagaagtagaagaagccattgacgtggatcaacaacaacaacaacatgctAATAAGGCAAAAGGGTTGTTGTGTTTGAAGCACCCTAATGATGAAACAAGCCCTGATAGCAACAATAGCAATAACGGTAGCAGAAAGAAACTGAAGCTCACAAAGGAGCAATCAGCCACCCTTGAAGATATTTTCAAGCTGCATAGCACTCTTAACCCCGTATTGATTTTTCTTTACCCTTCATTCCTCACAATTTTGTTAGAAATCTGGatgctaatttttaattttatggaaTAATTAAACTGATGCACGTTGAATTGTGATAGAATATGTATTTGACtgctattattatattattagtatcagttttgtgttgtgttttttttttaattagaaatctAAGGGTTTGTAATTGTAATCCACAAGGCAATTAATTAAagggaaaatatttatttgtgggTTGGTTTTGGTTTCACATGCAGGCACAGAAACAGGCACTTGCTGAGCAATTGAATTTAAAGCATAGACAGGTTGAAGTTTGGTTTCAGAACAGAAGAGCAAGGTATGGTGTGTGAATGTGATATATGgttggttaaattaattaattaatttcatcctTTCACGAGTGTTTCAGTTTCTGGGGGTGTAATTAGTTTTGGTTTTACCttaaatttttctcttctttgtcaAGTTTACACCTTTGATTATCCTGGTTCCATTCCTATCTCAATTCACCATGAAAAAAGGagcttctttttgtcattttttaaatctttttgtgTTGACTTGGCTATGCTAATAATTAAACTATGTATTACATCGACTTTTCAGGACCAAGCTGAAGCAAACAGAGGTGGATTGCGAGTTCCTGAAGAAATGTTGTGAGAAACTAACAGATGAAAATCAAAGGCTGAAGAAGGAGTTGCAAGAGCTGCGTGCACAAAAGATTGGACCAACACCATTATACATTCAACTCTCCAAGGCCACAACCTTGACCATTTGTTCATCTTGTGAGAAACTGTTGAAGCCAAATGAAGGGAACAACAAAGGAGCCATTTCCAATGTGATCCGAAACAGTAGCAACAAATTGAAGAACAGCATAGAGTTAGGGGGTATCTAGAAACTATGAGGAACTCATAATTTGGTGAAGGATATTGGAATGTCAGAATGCAATTAGTATGAAACATGGATAGTTTAGTAAAAAGAAAAGTACACACCACCAGTCCCCACATCGAATAATTTGTATAGCCGTGTAGGACTGCGTGTGGTATATTATAGGCTAGAATCTAGATAGTTAAGTTAACTTGGTGTCTCTTTCTAGTTTCTATTCATTCAAatacaaattaatcaaaattaagaaataaccCACCCCATTTGCTTGGTTTTGTTtggcttaaattttaaatgaagatgTGCTGATGTGTACGGACAAAAATATGAGGATTTGAATCATTGAATTAGGATGAGACAAATATGATGATGATTCACTACTTATTGTACACtactagattttttttcctcctttctTTTTAACTAGATTTTTTTCCCTCCGAAAGAGATTAGTTTTATTAATGAAAAGCtaaatgcaacaaaaaaaatgtctagatataaaaaataaaataaagactaaacaaataaagattaatttaaataagGATGAGACTCATATCTCACATTGATGTGAAGTTAAATTTCATTATCGAtgagataaaattttatttatacatgatctataagtattttttatacatatttattgagtttttggatatatcttgaatttatcacataaatttttttatatccatGAGAGAATgaaaacttaaataatttttttctttgaataatgttttgtggatttttatatttggaaaaagaaataaattaacaaagaaTTAATGTGATATGTGATATAACATGATTAAGATAAAGAGATAAGACATAAATGAGAGACATTAAATGggtatttaatttgaaatgttgaaatatttatgtatcggtattatttttgtttagtttattttggacataaaaatattaattctttgaaacaacttaaaaataattattttctaagaaAATGTGTCAGCAAATGTTTTTAGAGGAAAAAGtgtaaatgttttatgaatttaatcaGAATGTTTtgacaatataatttatatattgttatttattcataaattgtATGTATGAtaagattaatatttttataatgattattttaaaacttttatttaaactaatttttatttaattggtaTTTAATTTACGACATGAAAATTAAGCTTTGATTTTGTTTTCCATGACGTGAAAGATGGGATTGGCGTTCAAATTCTTAATTATATGACCCATGCCACTAGCAAATTCAATATTGCATTCCTAATGTAAACTGTAAAGAACTTCCCCTCCAGGAAAACACGTTGATAAGGAACAAGGCATGAGTCCGAGTCCAATTTATATGGaaacacttattttttaaatatctctTTCTTAATATCTGTAGTACGGAAATCTTCTCCAATACCTggttgattaatttataatgtCACATTCACATATCTAATGTAACTTACCATACACTTCTCTTCATCgtcattataattataattataattactatATGAATTTTGAACTAAACagtagtaataattaataaatcttaTGCGTTTAGAAAACGTCTTTAGTAAGCcgaaatgataattaaaaaggagaaagaaagaaagagttaTGTTAGATAgatgatattaattattagtataatCTCTCAATAATCCTAATCTACTACTAATCCCTACTACTATATCTTTGAATATTAGTTCTAACTAGTCAATTGTCTCGAGACTCAAGATTTCCATGTGAACCAATAAGgaacaattttgattttatctCTGTCTCTTTCTTCgtgttctttaattaataatttagtcAATGGACCAAACCAACAACACGAGGGGTCACAAATCATAATAGGGCATCGCCCATTCGGGAAATATGCAAAGTATTGATAAGTCACAAGAGTAAGACACAATCTCCTACCATCTTCCTAGAAAGTGTTATGAAGACCTTATAATCTAGAAATCACTACGAACCGGGAAAGTGCGTTCGTATATAATGACATTATACCCCACACGTCATGCAAAATAATAATGGAAACgatgattttaaattttcccACAATATGTTCTTATTAatccttttatttcttatataaagaAGATAGTattaaatctatttattttttatttagttatctTTTCTAAAATATCATAAGAAAACTATAACATTACTCTAATATATATGGAAAAACTGGTAGCGTGTTTCTCGTAGTTGCACAAAAATATGGATTTAGAATGTACCTCCACCCAATACCCTAGTCCAATGCTGGAATCACGTAGGATAAAGAATAATGGGTGCATCATGGATGTTTTTGTCCGATCTCCGTTTCCCTAGCAATAAAATTAAGTGCACAtttgtattaattaaaagtttgcaAACTCAGTTAGCAAAAACAACTAAAAGTCTTCCTTCTACAAAATTGGATTTCAAGATAAAGTATTAGtgtataaacttatttttttagggtGATTAAACATGTCATATATAAAATTGAGTTTActctctaaaataatttttgaatggTTAACCAAAGATGCATTAAGTACCAATAATTAGTTGATTCAAGTAATattaaactcaatttttttaattaatgttttggaTCTAAGACTTATcgataaaaaaacatgattgaaaaaaaaaattattaaaagtaatTAGCCAGATTCTTCGACAAGattaatcaaatatttcataccaaaatatggttaaaaaaaatactctaagCTCATCACgttattgtcatttaatttccacttattgtCACGTTATTCGAACGCTTTCTATTTATAACTATAACATGTTTATTAAGAAGTATATATATGTACGTTATACCAAAATTTCTTCCTATTAATATACTTTGACAATTTATATGAACATGCGTTGAAGTGATGAAACCATCAACCTGTTGGTGCCATATTCGCTACTATATTTGGGATGGTTTTGAACCTATGACCTACAAGCATGAAAGGACTCCCTTTACCGCTAAGCTATtgtaatttaattgtttattaattacaGTTCATGTGTATTTATAACTTCTGAAGGATAAATCATTTATGCACAAACTGTTTAAAATTGTGTGTCTCTTAAGTTATGCTGAACAtgcaatattatgttaaatactggtatgcattggatttaatcctttaaagTTTATTACAT
It contains:
- the LOC100790522 gene encoding homeobox-leucine zipper protein HAT22, yielding MEDDEACITSLSLGLGIMGGHAQKKENEQKVHCLDLSFELCPKGKEEVEEAIDVDQQQQQHANKAKGLLCLKHPNDETSPDSNNSNNGSRKKLKLTKEQSATLEDIFKLHSTLNPAQKQALAEQLNLKHRQVEVWFQNRRARTKLKQTEVDCEFLKKCCEKLTDENQRLKKELQELRAQKIGPTPLYIQLSKATTLTICSSCEKLLKPNEGNNKGAISNVIRNSSNKLKNSIELGGI